The following proteins are co-located in the Leptodactylus fuscus isolate aLepFus1 chromosome 8, aLepFus1.hap2, whole genome shotgun sequence genome:
- the NME9 gene encoding thioredoxin domain-containing protein 6 → MAGKKKDIILQITINNQEQWEEVLSSKGLIVADIYQAWCGPCKTTVSLFRKIKNELGDDLLQFAVAEADSIDALEKYRGKCEPTFLFFAGGDLVAVVRGANAPLLQKTILEQLEAEKKVLNHGLDRNVIKDEALLEEEETSPASAQPEDEDLVPLGKSYTVAIIKPDAVAHGKADEIIMKIQEAGFEILATEEKTMTESEARDFYKHRAGEEKFQELVQFMSSGPCHVLIISKSGDEDVIPAWREFIGPTDVEVAKKEKPESLRAQYGTEVLYNAVHGSNDREQASRELAFFFPSFKLQQQHTEESASRTPERTLALIRPEVLKDRKDEVLQSIRDAGFSIAMQKEIMLTEQQIEEFYKEHTDQEYFPALKQQMMSGPILALALVKDGAVKHWRNLLGPADLSEALNAAPDSFRARFTPKETTINQLHGSSNSDEAENEINFFFPVEHTLATIKPDALEEHRDEIMERIQASGFTITQIKETNLSPAMAEEFYKEHKGKPFFDQLVKYMCRGPCLMMILSKENAVQEWRSLMGPKDPAEAQTLSPDSLRSLFAKSVLQNAVHGSSNLNHATEKIKFIFGDIELEQANNAETSFVSGAADNVKDTENSEENEAEPS, encoded by the exons TGGCTGACATTTATCAGGCCTGGTGTGGTCCATGCAAAACAACTGTGAGTCTGTTTCGAAAAATCAAAAATGAACTTGGAGACGACCTCCTGCAGTTTGCTGTG GCTGAAGCTGATAGTATTGATGCCCTTGAAAAATACAGAGgcaagtgtgaacctaccttTCTTTTCTTTGCG GGAGGGGATCTGGTTGCAGTAGTCAGAGGCGCCAATGCTCCATTGCTTCAAAAAACTATCCTTGAACAGCTGGAAGCAGAGAAGAAGGTCTTAAATCATGGCCTGGACCGTAATGTG ATAAAAGATGAAGCACTTCTGGAAGAAGAAGAGACTTCTCCGGCCTCTGCTCAGCCTGAAGATGAAGATCTGG TTCCATTAGGAAAATCCTACACAGTAGCCATCATTAAGCCTGATGCTGTTGCTCATGGGAAGGCTGATGAAATCATTATGAAG ATACAAGAAGCTGGGTTTGAAATTTTGGCCACTGAAGAAAAAACTATGACCGAGTCCGAAGCCCGAGACTTTTATAAACACagagcaggagag GAAAAGTTCCAGGAATTGGTGCAGTTCATGTCCAGTGGTCCATGTCATGTCCTCATTATTTCTAAGTCAGGAGATGAAGACGTGATCCCTGCATGGAGAGAATTTATTGGTCCAACTGATGTGGAAGTTGCCAAGAAAGAGAAACCTGAAAG TTTGCGAGCTCAGTATGGCACTGAAGTCCTGTATAATGCAGTCCATGGAAGTAATGACCGGGAACAAGCTAGTAGGGAATTGGCTTTCTTCTTCCCAAGTTTTAAACTTCAACAGCAACACACAGAAGAATCTGCTTCAAGAACCCCAGAAAGGACCTTAGCACTGATCAGACCAGAGGTCTTGAAGGACAGGAAAG ATGAGGTTCTGCAAAGTATCCGAGATGCTGGTTTCTCCATAGCCATGCAGAAAGAGATAATGTTGACTGAGCAACAAATTGAAGAATTCTACAAGGAGCATACAGACCAAGAGTATTTTCCAGCCCTAAAGCAGCAAATGATGAG TGGTCCTATTCTAGCCCTAGCTCTTGTAAAGGATGGTGCCGTAAAACACTGGAGGAATTTGTTAGGACCTGCTGATCTTTCTGAAGCATTGAACGCAGCCCCAGATAG TTTTCGGGCTCGGTTTACCCCCAAAGAAACTACAATCAACCAACTGCATGGAAGCTCAAACTCCGATGAGGCAGAAAATGAGATTAACTTCTTCTTCCCTGTAGAACACACCTTAGCAACAATTAAACCAGATGCCCTGGAAGAACATAGAG ATGAAATCATGGAAAGAATTCAAGCTTCTGGCTTTACTATCACTCAAATAAAGGAGACTAATTTGAGCCCAGCGATGGCTGAAGAATTTTACAAAGAACACAAGGGAAAGCCATTTTTTGATCAGCTTGTTAAATATATGTGCAG AGGTCCTTGCTTAATGATGATTCTCAGTAAAGAGAATGCAGTCCAGGAATGGCGATCACTAATGGGCCCTAAAGACCCAGCCGAAGCACAGACATTATCTCCCGATTCCTTAAGAAGCTTGTTTGCCAAGAGTGTGCTGCAGAATGCAGTCCATGGTTCCTCAAACTTAAACCATGCCACGGAAAAAATCAAGTTCATATTTGGTGACATTGAGCTGGAGCAAGCAAATAATG CAGAAACATCTTTTGTAAGTGGTGCTGCAGATAATGTCAAGGATACTGAGAACAGTGAAG